CAATTACGTCAAGCATTCGCTGCACGCGGCTGCGAAAGTCAGTTTGTTTCCCTGCAGAATTGCCATTTCGATTTAGCGCGTGCGCGCAACAGTGTAGTGATCCCGGGATTTAAAAATTGCCTGCCGGACGCCGTTTTCGTGCGTGGCGTACCCGGGGGCACGCTGGAGCAAGTTATTTTACGCCTCGACGTGCTGCACGCGCTGCGTGAACTCGGCGTGCCGGTCTACAATGATGCACGCGCTATCGAGCGCAGCGTCGATAAAGCAATGACAAGTTTTTTGTTGAAGCGTGCCGGCATTCCCACTCCGGCAACCTGGGTGTGCGAGTCCGCGGCCCGAGCGCGCGCCGTATTATTGCGCGAAACTGCAGCGGGGCGCGAGCTGGTATTGAAACCGTTGTTCGGTTCGCAGGGATTTGGCCTGCAGCGCTTGAAGAGCGGTATGGATGTCCCCGATCTCGTCAACTATTCGGGGACGGCTTATCTGCAACGGTTTATAGCGTGCGCCGAGGGCCGCTGGCATGACTTCCGGGTGCTGGTGGTGGGCGGCAGCGCGCGAGCGGCGATGGTGCGGCGGGGCACCAGCTGGCTCAATAACGTGGCGC
The Burkholderiales bacterium DNA segment above includes these coding regions:
- a CDS encoding RimK family alpha-L-glutamate ligase, whose amino-acid sequence is MVKRIAIITDDPGWHGRQLRQAFAARGCESQFVSLQNCHFDLARARNSVVIPGFKNCLPDAVFVRGVPGGTLEQVILRLDVLHALRELGVPVYNDARAIERSVDKAMTSFLLKRAGIPTPATWVCESAARARAVLLRETAAGRELVLKPLFGSQGFGLQRLKSGMDVPDLVNYSGTAYLQRFIACAEGRWHDFRVLVVGGSARAAMVRRGTSWLNNVAQGAKCEKAPPDEILQRLAQDAACAVGMDYAGVDLMRDVDGEPYVIEVNGIPAWRGLQGVCRDNLAQYLVDDLLARKLPQAGVKMVC